In a genomic window of Microcoleus sp. AS-A8:
- a CDS encoding TylF/MycF family methyltransferase, with protein MLRQSAKTKLQKISPQPLLEVAYDLRYFGLPEPFRTVRPHSLLSYINLFFLQELAQRLEREEIPGDFVECGVYRGGSAGVLGYEAKRSKFSRKLWLYDSFAGMPETMEKDDDSSRSLTGSYIGSEKQTRRIMHRLKVPEEQYTIVVGLFEDTFPLAERVKIALLHIDCDFYNPVKLSLEKFYESVQPGGYVLLNDYGYFQGSRLATDEFISQLNHPVHLVQIDKEAYYFQKPKLNSGNITS; from the coding sequence ATGTTAAGACAGTCTGCCAAAACTAAACTGCAAAAAATATCACCTCAGCCCCTGCTAGAAGTGGCATACGATCTTCGGTACTTTGGCTTACCCGAACCGTTTAGAACAGTACGTCCCCATTCTCTTCTTTCTTATATCAATCTTTTCTTCTTACAAGAACTAGCGCAGCGATTAGAACGGGAAGAAATTCCTGGCGATTTTGTCGAGTGTGGTGTTTACCGGGGAGGGAGTGCAGGTGTATTAGGTTACGAAGCAAAGCGTTCTAAATTTAGCCGCAAGCTATGGCTCTATGACTCGTTTGCAGGGATGCCAGAAACCATGGAAAAGGATGATGATTCTTCGCGTTCGCTTACAGGTTCTTATATTGGCTCTGAGAAGCAAACTCGCCGAATTATGCATCGGCTAAAGGTTCCAGAGGAACAATATACGATTGTCGTTGGGTTATTCGAGGATACATTTCCTCTAGCAGAACGAGTGAAAATTGCATTATTACACATTGATTGTGATTTCTATAATCCCGTCAAACTGTCTTTAGAGAAATTTTATGAATCCGTTCAACCTGGGGGTTATGTACTGTTAAACGATTATGGTTATTTTCAAGGGAGTCGGTTAGCCACTGATGAATTTATCAGTCAGTTGAACCATCCCGTGCATCTGGTACAGATTGACAAAGAAGCTTATTACTTTCAAAAACCAAAGCTGAACTCTGGAAATATTACATCGTAG
- a CDS encoding glycosyltransferase family 4 protein — translation MKILLYSSVFWPSLGGVETITATLAENIVRLGQECIVVTETPSEQEDNRSYRVVRQPKLRERFDLTRQCDLVHSNGASIALFPFAKLNNKPFIWTHNGYQVSCVDGLGWVDGEPAPLTPIPSLIYHFQKKGLIHFLRESIKLGIRRYVAAQVDLNIAATEWVAKRQPLKNQIVSYTPYPLNQFKLSKNGVSKKYDYIYVGRLVSEKGVPDLIKAFHLLLFSPNGRGKKLAIVGEGNIRSDLGKLVSELQLTEHVFFLGSQYGKDLIEIIAQSKIAVVPSVWEEPMGGVALELLAAGKNIIVSEFGGHAECVGNAGLKFKNGDYESLYECMIKLLTDESLAKQQLENSSFQVEKFDELHLTEKYINIYKSLLNHR, via the coding sequence ATGAAAATTTTGCTCTACTCTTCTGTATTTTGGCCTTCTTTGGGTGGCGTTGAGACTATCACGGCTACACTCGCTGAAAATATTGTTCGGTTAGGACAGGAATGCATCGTTGTCACAGAAACGCCTTCTGAGCAAGAAGATAACCGGAGTTATAGAGTGGTTAGACAGCCAAAACTGAGAGAGCGATTTGATCTGACACGTCAATGTGACTTAGTACATTCCAATGGTGCAAGTATTGCCCTGTTTCCTTTTGCCAAATTGAATAATAAACCTTTCATTTGGACACACAATGGCTATCAAGTTTCCTGTGTTGATGGTTTGGGTTGGGTAGATGGTGAACCAGCTCCCCTCACTCCCATACCTTCCTTAATTTACCACTTTCAAAAAAAAGGTTTAATTCACTTTTTACGTGAGTCTATTAAGTTAGGAATTAGGCGTTATGTTGCTGCTCAGGTAGATTTGAATATTGCGGCTACAGAGTGGGTGGCTAAACGACAACCTTTAAAAAATCAAATCGTATCCTACACTCCCTATCCCCTCAATCAATTCAAATTATCAAAAAACGGAGTATCTAAAAAATATGATTATATCTATGTGGGTCGCTTAGTTAGTGAGAAGGGTGTCCCCGATTTAATTAAGGCATTTCATTTACTACTTTTTTCTCCTAATGGCCGAGGAAAAAAACTGGCTATTGTAGGCGAAGGGAATATAAGATCAGACTTGGGAAAGCTGGTATCAGAACTACAACTTACCGAGCATGTATTTTTCTTAGGTTCTCAATATGGTAAAGACTTAATAGAAATTATTGCTCAAAGCAAGATTGCTGTTGTTCCCTCAGTTTGGGAAGAACCGATGGGAGGAGTAGCCTTAGAATTATTGGCGGCTGGTAAAAATATTATTGTATCTGAGTTTGGAGGCCATGCAGAATGTGTAGGTAACGCTGGTTTGAAATTTAAGAATGGAGACTACGAATCGCTTTATGAATGTATGATAAAACTTCTCACTGATGAGTCATTGGCTAAACAACAACTAGAAAATTCTTCTTTTCAAGTTGAAAAATTTGATGAATTACATCTGACGGAAAAATATATAAATATATATAAGTCTTTATTAAATCATCGCTAA
- a CDS encoding class I SAM-dependent methyltransferase, producing the protein MYNQDYYSSHYAQIFADKKYYEILSLYWKNIIFEQNKLDSDSSVLDFGCGLGQVSAALKNVTFFDYSDYAVNFLNQNGKKALNRVESIPKNYFDFLLSSHSLEHSPTPAEDLKNFHRYLKPGGQLILILPVEVDLKPSLKPDSNQHFQCWTFQTITNLLVYCGWRPVHQDLIYGPFLLKTLGSIVSQHQAVKIAYRLSNLKKNYPSLLTIAESIN; encoded by the coding sequence TTGTATAACCAAGATTATTATAGTAGTCATTATGCACAAATATTTGCAGATAAAAAATATTATGAAATTCTTTCTTTATATTGGAAAAACATAATTTTTGAGCAAAACAAACTCGATTCTGATTCATCGGTTTTAGATTTTGGCTGTGGTTTAGGACAGGTTTCAGCCGCTCTAAAAAATGTTACATTTTTTGATTATTCAGACTATGCTGTTAATTTTTTGAACCAAAATGGAAAAAAGGCTTTAAACCGTGTAGAAAGTATTCCTAAAAACTATTTTGATTTTTTACTTTCTTCTCACTCACTGGAACATTCACCAACACCAGCAGAAGATTTGAAAAATTTTCATCGCTACCTCAAACCGGGAGGTCAATTAATTCTTATCCTTCCCGTAGAAGTCGATTTAAAACCGAGTTTAAAGCCAGATTCTAATCAACATTTTCAATGCTGGACATTTCAAACTATCACTAATCTTCTAGTTTACTGCGGCTGGCGTCCTGTTCACCAAGATCTTATTTATGGCCCTTTTCTGTTGAAAACGCTTGGCTCCATAGTTTCTCAGCATCAAGCCGTCAAAATTGCCTATCGGCTCAGTAATCTAAAAAAGAACTACCCCTCACTTTTGACAATTGCTGAATCAATTAATTAA